In Iodobacter fluviatilis, one DNA window encodes the following:
- the lysA gene encoding diaminopimelate decarboxylase, which yields MISNSQIARIADQFSTPCWAYDAGTIRAQIARLRQFDVIRFAQKASSNIHLLKLMREEGVLVDSVSLGEVERALAAGFVPDSTAQHAPIVFTADLLDKKALARVVELNIPVNCGSPQMLEQLGQAHAGHPVWLRINPGFGHGHSRKTNTGGEQSKHGIWFEHLATSLAIIAQYQLKLIGLHMHIGSGVDYDHLQSVCDAMIAQVKTCAQDLSAISIGGGLSIPYQAGEAIVDTDHYFQIWDKARQEIEAHLGHKISMEIEPGRFLVAQSGCLISELRAQKQVGNNFFALVDAGFNDLARPAMYGSYHRISSYAPDGTPRGGALRPTVVAGPLCESGDVFTQIEGGEVTTQDLPHCEIGDLLVFHDTGAYGASMSSNYNSRPLIPEVLVDGDQITQIRRRQTVQELIALEM from the coding sequence ATGATATCAAATAGCCAGATCGCCCGGATTGCCGACCAATTTTCTACCCCCTGCTGGGCCTATGATGCGGGCACTATTCGGGCGCAAATTGCTCGTCTACGCCAATTTGATGTGATTCGCTTTGCGCAAAAAGCCTCCAGTAATATCCATTTACTTAAACTGATGCGTGAAGAAGGCGTTTTGGTGGATTCGGTTTCGCTAGGCGAAGTCGAGCGCGCACTGGCAGCAGGCTTTGTGCCAGATAGCACGGCCCAGCATGCGCCAATTGTTTTTACGGCCGATCTATTAGACAAAAAAGCACTGGCACGCGTGGTGGAGCTGAATATCCCAGTGAACTGTGGCTCGCCGCAAATGCTGGAACAACTAGGGCAAGCGCATGCTGGGCATCCGGTTTGGCTACGTATCAACCCCGGCTTTGGCCACGGCCACAGCCGTAAAACCAATACCGGTGGCGAGCAAAGTAAGCACGGTATTTGGTTTGAGCATCTTGCGACCAGCCTAGCAATCATCGCCCAATACCAGCTCAAGCTGATCGGCCTGCATATGCATATTGGCTCGGGCGTCGATTACGATCATTTGCAAAGTGTTTGCGATGCAATGATTGCCCAAGTCAAAACCTGCGCTCAGGACTTATCCGCAATCTCTATCGGCGGCGGCCTATCGATTCCTTACCAAGCTGGTGAAGCAATCGTCGATACCGATCACTACTTCCAGATTTGGGATAAGGCTCGTCAGGAAATTGAAGCCCATTTGGGCCACAAGATCAGCATGGAAATCGAACCCGGCCGCTTTTTAGTCGCGCAGTCGGGCTGCTTGATTTCTGAGCTACGCGCACAAAAACAAGTAGGCAATAACTTTTTTGCTCTGGTTGATGCCGGTTTTAATGATCTGGCCCGCCCAGCGATGTATGGCAGCTATCACCGTATCAGCAGCTATGCGCCTGATGGCACACCACGCGGTGGCGCACTCCGCCCCACTGTTGTAGCTGGGCCTTTATGCGAATCAGGTGATGTATTTACCCAGATTGAAGGCGGAGAAGTCACCACTCAGGATTTACCCCATTGCGAAATCGGCGATTTACTGGTGTTTCACGACACTGGCGCATACGGCGCCAGCATGTCGTCCAATTACAATTCGCGCCCGCTCATTCCTGAAGTGCTGGTTGATGGGGATCAGATCACTCAGATACGCCGGCGCCAGACGGTGCAGGAATTGATTGCGCTAGAGATGTAA
- a CDS encoding Lrp/AsnC family transcriptional regulator — protein sequence MNPKIDVFDQKILQILQTDARISHAEIGRQVHLSQPAVSERIKRLESSNVIRGYRADINPKALGYQITAMIRLSTQQGRPYAQFVADCPEIIDCYTVTGEDGAVMRVLAMDVEHLQRIINELNVFGSTSTAIVLTTHVLGKTISIM from the coding sequence ATGAATCCGAAAATAGATGTTTTTGACCAGAAAATTCTGCAAATCTTGCAAACCGATGCGCGCATATCGCATGCAGAAATTGGCCGGCAAGTACATCTTAGCCAGCCTGCTGTTTCGGAGCGCATTAAAAGGCTGGAGAGCAGTAATGTGATTCGTGGCTATCGGGCGGATATTAACCCCAAGGCCTTGGGCTATCAGATTACCGCGATGATTAGATTATCTACCCAGCAAGGCAGGCCCTATGCGCAATTTGTGGCAGATTGCCCGGAGATTATCGATTGCTATACGGTGACGGGTGAGGATGGCGCAGTGATGCGGGTGCTGGCCATGGATGTAGAGCACTTGCAGCGCATTATTAATGAGCTGAATGTATTTGGCTCAACCTCCACCGCGATTGTTTTAACCACCCATGTGCTGGGGAAAACGATTTCTATCATGTAG
- the lptM gene encoding LPS translocon maturation chaperone LptM — protein sequence MIRALLLLLTITTLTACGFKGGLYLPEKPASTTASAPAASNK from the coding sequence ATGATACGTGCGCTGTTATTACTCTTGACCATTACCACTCTTACAGCCTGCGGTTTTAAAGGGGGCCTCTACCTGCCTGAAAAGCCAGCCAGCACCACGGCCAGTGCACCAGCTGCATCCAACAAATAA
- the cyaY gene encoding iron donor protein CyaY produces the protein MTESEFLDLSDSVFAKIEAALDDSELDVDTLLSGNVLEIEFEDRSKIIVNRHSANQELWIAARSGGYHYRLLDGVWQSTREAGEFFADLSQAISAHAQEKFRF, from the coding sequence ATGACCGAGTCCGAGTTTCTAGACCTCAGCGATAGCGTATTCGCAAAAATTGAAGCGGCACTGGATGATAGTGAGTTAGATGTAGATACCTTGCTTTCAGGCAATGTATTAGAAATCGAATTTGAAGATCGCAGCAAAATTATTGTAAATCGCCATTCCGCCAACCAAGAGCTATGGATTGCAGCCCGCTCTGGTGGTTATCACTATCGCTTGCTGGATGGTGTCTGGCAAAGCACCCGTGAAGCAGGTGAGTTTTTTGCCGATTTAAGCCAAGCCATCAGCGCCCATGCTCAGGAAAAGTTTCGCTTTTGA
- a CDS encoding YqaA family protein has translation MIEPAWLSGLFASAFLSATLLPGNSEAALLAYLHFNSQGLIPALLVVTAGNTLGGLLTVWMGRRLPAAPKGKAVAWAERIGPVSLLLTWLPVVGDVLCGVAGWLRWPWRQVALWMLLGKAARYLVLAGAASWLIGA, from the coding sequence ATGATTGAGCCAGCGTGGCTGTCGGGTTTGTTTGCTTCGGCTTTTTTATCTGCCACCTTATTGCCAGGTAATTCTGAAGCGGCCCTCTTGGCCTATCTGCACTTTAATTCCCAAGGATTAATTCCTGCCTTGCTAGTGGTGACGGCCGGTAATACGCTGGGCGGCTTGCTCACGGTATGGATGGGCCGCCGTCTGCCTGCCGCGCCCAAGGGAAAGGCTGTGGCTTGGGCAGAGCGGATTGGCCCTGTGAGTTTACTGCTGACCTGGCTGCCCGTGGTGGGTGATGTTTTATGTGGTGTGGCCGGCTGGTTGCGTTGGCCCTGGCGGCAGGTTGCGCTGTGGATGTTATTAGGTAAAGCCGCACGCTATCTGGTGTTGGCGGGTGCAGCAAGCTGGCTGATAGGAGCTTAA
- a CDS encoding M48 family metalloprotease, producing the protein MSRRLLALILAASLVSAPLQADVLLPNLGESSQEGLSSLQERQIGESAMRELRRSGAMSEDPELVAYLRQLGGRLLDASGETETNFVFFPMLDRSINAFAIPGGLVGVHTGLIVLAQHESELASVLSHEIAHVTQHHFARLLEGQKMAPWVTLAALGLAIVAASAGKGDVAMAGLMGSQAYMIQRQLDYTYMFEQEADRLGMQTLQKAGFDQAAMPTFFDRMQKNSRLGEGNAPEFLRTHPVTYKRISDAQARLKDKPYQQFKDSLDFLFVREKARFLQMDEQDALNYYRKTLSEKKYAHLPSHLYGLALAQLAAFDAEGAWASLQKSKQALGKAHSSLEYLAGSIRLAQKRPSDALQIFKEASKRFPASRALVYGEIDALIANQQLGDALASAQYASELYPSDAYLWQRISKIQNARGDAVRHHQAQAEYYTRLGEYTAAIEQLQQAQNAGAGDFYLLSAIEARLKELKQAQIPLAK; encoded by the coding sequence TTGTCCCGACGTTTATTGGCATTGATTCTGGCGGCAAGCCTGGTTTCTGCACCCCTGCAGGCCGATGTGCTGTTGCCCAATTTGGGTGAATCCTCGCAAGAAGGCTTAAGCTCTTTGCAGGAGCGGCAGATTGGCGAGTCGGCCATGCGTGAGTTGCGACGCAGCGGCGCTATGAGCGAAGACCCAGAGCTGGTTGCTTATTTGCGCCAGCTTGGCGGGCGCTTACTGGATGCAAGTGGTGAAACCGAAACCAATTTTGTTTTCTTTCCCATGCTCGATCGCAGCATCAATGCCTTTGCTATTCCCGGCGGCCTTGTTGGCGTGCATACCGGCCTAATCGTGCTGGCTCAGCATGAATCGGAGCTGGCTTCTGTGCTCTCGCATGAAATTGCCCACGTCACCCAGCATCACTTTGCCCGTCTTTTGGAAGGGCAAAAAATGGCACCTTGGGTGACGTTAGCAGCTTTGGGCCTTGCTATTGTGGCTGCAAGTGCGGGTAAAGGCGATGTAGCGATGGCAGGCTTGATGGGCAGCCAAGCGTATATGATCCAGCGCCAGCTGGATTACACCTATATGTTTGAGCAAGAAGCCGACCGGCTTGGCATGCAGACCTTGCAAAAGGCGGGGTTTGATCAGGCGGCCATGCCCACCTTTTTTGATCGCATGCAAAAAAACTCACGACTGGGCGAGGGGAATGCGCCCGAATTTTTACGCACCCACCCCGTGACTTATAAGCGAATCAGCGACGCGCAGGCCCGTTTAAAAGATAAGCCATACCAGCAGTTTAAAGATTCCTTAGATTTCTTATTTGTGCGCGAAAAAGCACGCTTCTTGCAGATGGATGAACAAGACGCGCTGAATTACTATCGCAAAACACTGAGCGAAAAAAAATATGCTCATCTACCATCGCACCTCTATGGCCTGGCTTTGGCACAATTAGCGGCCTTTGATGCCGAGGGTGCATGGGCATCTTTGCAAAAGTCCAAACAAGCCTTAGGTAAAGCGCATTCTTCATTAGAATATTTGGCTGGTAGCATCCGCCTTGCACAAAAGCGCCCAAGCGACGCGCTGCAAATCTTTAAAGAGGCCAGCAAACGCTTCCCCGCCAGCCGCGCACTTGTTTATGGCGAAATTGACGCGCTGATTGCCAACCAGCAATTGGGCGATGCCTTGGCCAGCGCCCAGTATGCCAGCGAGCTGTATCCTTCAGACGCATACCTCTGGCAGCGTATTTCCAAAATCCAAAATGCACGGGGTGATGCGGTACGCCACCATCAGGCCCAAGCCGAGTACTACACCCGCCTTGGCGAATACACCGCAGCGATTGAGCAGCTGCAGCAGGCGCAAAATGCCGGTGCTGGTGATTTTTATCTTTTATCGGCGATTGAGGCGCGTTTAAAAGAACTGAAGCAGGCACAAATTCCTTTGGCTAAGTAA